A genomic stretch from bacterium includes:
- a CDS encoding sulfurtransferase yields the protein MRDLTASELRDHLAAANEPPLLLDVREEWEYGICRLEGSLLLPMGRLPAGIAHLEPARETVVICHHGIRSRMVAAFLERSGFTRVINLAGGVAAWARDVDPDMPVY from the coding sequence GTGCGCGACCTGACCGCCAGCGAACTGCGCGACCATCTGGCCGCGGCGAACGAACCGCCGCTGCTGCTCGACGTGCGCGAAGAGTGGGAGTACGGGATCTGCCGCCTGGAGGGTTCCCTGCTGCTGCCCATGGGGCGCCTGCCGGCGGGCATCGCCCATCTGGAGCCGGCGCGGGAGACAGTCGTGATCTGCCACCACGGCATCCGCAGCCGCATGGTCGCGGCCTTCCTCGAACGCAGCGGGTTCACGCGCGTCATCAATCTCGCCGGCGGCGTGGCCGCCTGGGCGCGGGACGTCGATCCCGACATGCCCGTCTACTAG
- a CDS encoding alanine racemase has translation MLRTTSEILQARGVTRPTLLLDEARARANIARMAARARAAGAAFRPHFKTHQSGAVGRWFADAGVDRITVSSLDMAHHFADLGWRDMTVAILHNPLETPRALALARHLHEQGGRLGLLVDDPDVTAALAAVADVPLAVSVKIDTGYRRSGLAWDQGERLDAVLAACTGSLAPAGLLTHAGHAYEARSRRAVQAVYDVAIMRLQAIRAAANRPDLPLSFGDTPCCSLVDDLSACDEIRPGNFVFCDLMQLAIGSCGPGDLAAAVACPVIGVYPERREIVIHGGAVHLSKESLAGPDGKPCYGRLGTVAGDGFGEVLSGTVLTGLSQEHGVVRCDAGLADGLVPGDLVLVWPVHSCLSCDLLRNRMEAPVTF, from the coding sequence ATGTTGCGCACCACCAGCGAAATCCTGCAGGCCCGCGGCGTGACCCGCCCGACCCTGCTTCTCGACGAGGCCCGGGCCCGGGCCAACATCGCGCGCATGGCCGCGCGCGCCCGCGCGGCCGGCGCCGCCTTCCGCCCCCACTTCAAGACCCACCAGTCGGGCGCCGTCGGGCGCTGGTTCGCCGACGCCGGCGTCGACCGCATCACCGTCTCGAGCCTCGACATGGCGCACCATTTCGCCGACCTCGGCTGGCGCGACATGACGGTGGCCATCCTGCACAACCCGCTGGAGACGCCGCGCGCGCTGGCCCTGGCCCGGCACCTGCACGAGCAGGGCGGCCGGCTCGGGCTCCTCGTCGACGATCCGGACGTGACCGCCGCGCTGGCCGCCGTCGCCGACGTGCCGCTGGCGGTGTCGGTGAAGATCGACACGGGCTACCGCCGCTCCGGCCTGGCCTGGGACCAGGGCGAACGCCTGGACGCCGTGCTGGCCGCCTGCACCGGATCGCTGGCGCCGGCCGGCCTGCTCACCCACGCGGGGCACGCCTACGAGGCGCGGAGCCGGCGGGCCGTCCAGGCCGTCTACGACGTGGCCATCATGCGCCTGCAGGCGATCCGTGCGGCCGCGAACCGCCCCGATCTGCCGCTCTCGTTCGGCGACACGCCCTGCTGCAGCCTGGTGGATGACCTGTCGGCCTGCGACGAGATCCGGCCCGGCAACTTCGTCTTCTGTGACCTGATGCAACTGGCGATCGGGAGCTGCGGGCCGGGCGACCTCGCGGCGGCGGTGGCGTGTCCGGTGATCGGGGTGTACCCGGAGCGGCGCGAGATCGTGATCCACGGCGGGGCGGTGCACCTGTCGAAGGAGAGCCTGGCCGGTCCCGACGGGAAACCCTGCTACGGGCGGCTCGGCACGGTCGCCGGCGACGGGTTCGGCGAGGTGCTGTCCGGCACCGTCCTGACGGGCCTGTCCCAGGAGCACGGGGTCGTGCGCTGCGACGCCGGCCTCGCCGACGGCCTCGTGCCGGGCGATCTGGTGCTCGTCTGGCCCGTGCACTCGTGCCTGAGCTGCGACCTGCTGCGGAACCGGATGGAGGCGCCGGTGACGTTCTGA
- a CDS encoding zinc-ribbon domain-containing protein, whose protein sequence is MFFIFGFGPRTKDLGPDGERDCPHCHNRRTWRRWEQRNWITLFFVPVIPLGAKRMTLCPICGYGHEE, encoded by the coding sequence ATGTTCTTCATCTTCGGCTTCGGGCCGCGCACGAAGGACCTGGGTCCGGACGGGGAGCGCGACTGCCCGCATTGCCACAACCGCCGCACGTGGCGGCGCTGGGAACAGCGCAACTGGATCACCCTGTTCTTCGTCCCGGTGATCCCGCTCGGCGCCAAACGCATGACCCTGTGCCCCATCTGCGGGTACGGCCACGAGGAATGA
- a CDS encoding LemA family protein, translating into MLAVPLMIILGLIVVVVVWVIGIYNSLVGLRNRVKEAWAQVDVQLKRRFDLIPNLMETVKGYMSHERETLEAVTQARAAVAGAGSGDVGARMQAEGALGMALGRLLAVSEAYPDLKASTNFLALQEELTSTENKIGFARQFYNESVMNMNNKVQMFPGNIIAGMFNFQQEKFFEVTDEAQREAPKVSFDK; encoded by the coding sequence ATGCTAGCAGTGCCCCTGATGATCATCCTCGGCCTGATCGTCGTTGTCGTGGTGTGGGTGATCGGGATCTACAACTCCCTGGTCGGGCTGCGCAACCGGGTCAAGGAGGCCTGGGCCCAGGTCGACGTGCAGCTGAAGCGCCGCTTCGACCTGATCCCGAACCTGATGGAGACGGTGAAGGGGTACATGAGCCACGAGCGGGAGACCCTCGAGGCCGTGACCCAGGCCCGCGCGGCCGTGGCCGGAGCCGGCTCGGGCGACGTGGGGGCCCGCATGCAGGCCGAAGGCGCGCTGGGCATGGCCCTCGGCCGCCTGCTCGCCGTGAGCGAGGCGTATCCCGACCTGAAGGCCAGCACGAACTTCCTCGCCCTGCAGGAGGAACTGACGAGCACCGAGAACAAGATCGGTTTCGCCCGCCAGTTCTACAACGAGAGCGTCATGAACATGAACAACAAGGTGCAGATGTTCCCCGGGAACATCATCGCCGGCATGTTCAACTTCCAGCAGGAGAAGTTCTTCGAGGTGACCGACGAGGCCCAGCGCGAGGCCCCGAAGGTCAGCTTCGACAAGTAG
- a CDS encoding zf-TFIIB domain-containing protein, whose amino-acid sequence MKCPVCRVPTFVVEYDNIELDLCAGCDGVWFDAGELELLLDDRHAVLAAADTDEAGRDCPICRRRMDKVNIGPGHRVLIDSCPDGCGLWFDAHELGDLTADLAASGWQVPPDVRRFLSEMFPQKGEESC is encoded by the coding sequence ATGAAATGCCCCGTCTGCCGCGTGCCGACCTTCGTGGTCGAGTACGACAACATCGAACTGGACCTCTGCGCCGGCTGCGACGGCGTGTGGTTCGACGCCGGCGAGCTCGAGCTGCTGCTCGACGACCGCCACGCCGTCCTCGCGGCGGCCGACACCGACGAGGCGGGCCGCGACTGCCCCATCTGTCGCCGCCGCATGGACAAGGTGAATATCGGCCCCGGACACCGTGTACTCATCGACAGCTGCCCGGACGGGTGCGGCCTGTGGTTCGACGCCCACGAGCTGGGCGACCTCACGGCCGACCTGGCGGCCAGCGGCTGGCAGGTCCCGCCGGACGTCCGGCGCTTCCTGAGCGAGATGTTTCCCCAGAAAGGTGAAGAATCATGCTAG
- a CDS encoding DinB family protein, translated as MRLPAPAPDTPTLDQLRTAFGHAGPDTPGRWGSMTCTQMVRHCRKFIDLYLGRVAVPLPMRLLARLLGPLFLRRALAKSPTATPRNLKTLPGIRSGATPAGEFEAERTKLLAAFDEVAALSGTHDHPLYGRMDAGDVVNLIRHHTAHHANQFGLLGGS; from the coding sequence ATGAGACTTCCCGCTCCCGCACCCGACACCCCGACCCTGGACCAGCTGCGCACCGCGTTCGGCCACGCCGGCCCGGACACCCCGGGGCGCTGGGGCAGCATGACCTGCACCCAGATGGTCCGGCACTGCCGGAAGTTCATCGATCTGTACCTGGGGCGCGTCGCCGTCCCCCTGCCCATGCGCCTGCTGGCCCGCCTGCTGGGCCCCCTGTTCCTGCGCCGGGCGCTGGCCAAGTCGCCGACCGCCACGCCCCGGAACCTGAAGACCCTGCCGGGAATCCGGTCCGGCGCAACCCCCGCCGGGGAATTCGAGGCCGAGCGCACGAAACTGCTGGCCGCTTTCGACGAGGTGGCGGCCCTGTCGGGAACCCATGACCACCCGCTCTACGGCCGGATGGACGCCGGGGATGTCGTCAACCTCATCCGGCACCACACCGCGCACCACGCCAACCAGTTCGGTCTGCTGGGCGGTTCGTGA
- a CDS encoding rubrerythrin family protein codes for MPNTTENLKEAFAGESQAFQKYTSFAEKAEKDGMPNIARLFRTTAQAERIHAAGHFQALDGVGDTVANLKAAIGGETYEFEDMYPPMLAKAIEEDHKAKRMFGFAVDAERIHAELYAKALAAAEKGEDLAETNFYLCPVCGHIEFGAAPERCPICNVPASKYVQV; via the coding sequence ATGCCCAACACGACCGAAAACCTCAAGGAAGCCTTCGCCGGCGAGAGCCAGGCGTTCCAGAAGTACACGTCCTTCGCCGAGAAGGCCGAGAAGGACGGCATGCCCAACATCGCCCGCCTGTTCCGCACCACGGCCCAGGCCGAACGCATCCACGCCGCGGGCCACTTCCAGGCCCTCGACGGCGTCGGCGACACCGTGGCCAACCTGAAGGCGGCCATCGGCGGCGAGACCTACGAGTTCGAGGACATGTACCCGCCGATGCTGGCCAAGGCCATCGAGGAGGACCACAAGGCCAAGCGCATGTTCGGCTTCGCGGTCGACGCCGAGCGGATCCACGCCGAACTCTACGCCAAGGCCCTCGCGGCGGCGGAGAAGGGCGAGGACCTCGCCGAGACGAACTTCTACCTGTGCCCGGTGTGCGGCCACATCGAGTTCGGCGCGGCGCCCGAGCGCTGCCCGATCTGCAACGTGCCGGCGTCGAAGTACGTGCAGGTCTAA
- a CDS encoding MmcQ/YjbR family DNA-binding protein: MAKRKFGTKAALKRRLERRAEEAAELARKETAAEPRPLDPHCEPLRDYLLAKPGAEEGYPFGDQVMVFKVGGKIFGFLAWEARPVYVSVKCDPERSVELREQYSGITGAYHLNKKHWHSITMDGSVDLEFAKALIDEGYELIVASLPAKDRERLRGL, from the coding sequence ATGGCGAAACGGAAGTTCGGCACCAAGGCGGCCCTGAAGCGCCGCCTCGAACGCAGGGCCGAGGAGGCCGCGGAACTCGCCCGCAAGGAAACGGCCGCCGAGCCCCGCCCCCTCGACCCCCACTGCGAGCCCCTCCGCGACTACCTGCTGGCCAAGCCGGGCGCCGAGGAGGGCTATCCCTTCGGCGACCAGGTCATGGTCTTCAAGGTGGGCGGCAAGATCTTCGGCTTCCTCGCCTGGGAGGCGCGTCCGGTCTACGTGTCGGTCAAGTGCGATCCGGAGCGCTCGGTCGAGCTGCGCGAGCAGTACAGCGGCATCACCGGCGCCTACCACCTCAACAAGAAGCACTGGCACAGCATCACCATGGACGGCTCGGTCGACCTCGAGTTCGCCAAGGCGCTGATCGACGAGGGGTACGAGCTGATCGTGGCGAGTCTGCCGGCGAAGGACCGGGAGCGGTTGCGGGGGTTGTAG
- a CDS encoding N-acetyltransferase — protein MTYPVNEKQLIRDCEIGEGTKIWNFVNMYCCKVGRDCMVGHFVEIQEGVTIGDRTRIQSHTFICDMVHIGSDVFVGHGVMFINDTMPPQPEKEKWKPTYIGDHASLGSNCTIMPVKVGAHAVIGAGAVVTKDVPDGAIVAGNPARILRYKDGFGPKESR, from the coding sequence ATGACCTACCCCGTCAACGAAAAGCAACTCATTCGCGACTGCGAGATCGGCGAGGGCACGAAGATCTGGAACTTCGTGAACATGTACTGCTGCAAGGTCGGCCGCGACTGCATGGTCGGCCACTTCGTCGAGATCCAGGAGGGCGTGACCATCGGCGACCGCACGCGGATCCAGAGCCACACCTTCATCTGCGACATGGTGCACATCGGCAGCGACGTCTTCGTGGGCCACGGGGTGATGTTCATCAACGACACCATGCCGCCCCAGCCGGAGAAGGAGAAGTGGAAGCCCACCTACATCGGCGACCACGCCAGCCTCGGCTCCAACTGCACCATCATGCCCGTGAAGGTGGGCGCCCACGCGGTCATCGGCGCCGGCGCGGTGGTCACGAAGGACGTGCCCGACGGCGCCATCGTCGCGGGCAACCCCGCGCGCATCCTGCGCTACAAGGACGGCTTCGGTCCCAAGGAGTCGAGATGA
- a CDS encoding DUF3228 family protein — protein sequence MRNDPDPAPSLGWSDFAAGRHRPGGKHTWFGGTPDELLDRVRANWSQRRPGAGRTGLDKVVVVPVDPAGFVSSTVRVDESTTLHAAFERRQAHEDGYVRVTAAGPREPAVHASVVLYSADTLLENGGTRSTDCAWEVVCLIAGPSADEPMDPLTMARNMLAKPGGTFCAYSAEQFAEAVWYWAARASAHVPPREAD from the coding sequence TTGAGAAATGATCCGGACCCGGCGCCGAGCCTCGGCTGGTCGGACTTCGCCGCGGGCCGCCACCGCCCCGGCGGCAAGCACACCTGGTTCGGGGGCACGCCGGACGAGCTGCTCGACCGCGTGCGGGCGAACTGGTCGCAGCGCCGCCCGGGCGCCGGCCGCACGGGCCTGGACAAGGTCGTCGTCGTGCCGGTCGATCCGGCCGGTTTCGTGTCCAGCACGGTGCGCGTCGACGAGTCGACGACCCTGCACGCCGCCTTCGAGCGCCGCCAGGCCCACGAGGACGGCTACGTGCGCGTGACGGCCGCAGGTCCCCGCGAGCCGGCGGTTCACGCTTCGGTCGTGCTCTATTCCGCCGATACCCTGCTCGAGAACGGGGGCACCCGCAGCACCGACTGCGCCTGGGAGGTCGTCTGCCTCATCGCCGGCCCCTCGGCCGACGAGCCCATGGATCCCCTGACCATGGCCCGCAACATGCTCGCGAAGCCGGGCGGCACCTTCTGCGCCTACTCCGCCGAGCAGTTCGCCGAGGCCGTGTGGTACTGGGCGGCCCGGGCCTCGGCGCACGTGCCGCCGCGCGAGGCCGACTGA
- a CDS encoding M48 family metalloprotease produces the protein MWEQIAANRRKSIVLVTMMGLLLGALGFFGGVAFLGRDGGGLAGLVLALVVWAIMTATAWFQGDNVMLSVARAKKVAPGDLPMLHNIVEEMTLAAGLPKIPALYVIDDPAPNAFATGRTPETAAVAVTSGLLRTLDRDELQGVIAHEMAHVRNRDIQLMLFAGVLAGAIVILSEIGLRGMWFGGGRSRSRRDGGGDSGAIFAVIAVVLMILAPILSQLIYFAVSRKREYLADASAATFTRYPEGLARALEKIAGDSHKLGNVTSATAPNYIINPLKRSGKMAANATSTHPPIDERIRILRSMGGGASFRAYDESYRKVRGGGGVIPGSALKDDAGAAAAPRREAPRPEPAARKVRAREVDDFLYGKEGYRRIPCACGTVLKIPPGFASPGAKCPRCGTVHKI, from the coding sequence ATGTGGGAACAGATCGCGGCCAACCGGCGCAAGTCGATCGTCCTGGTGACGATGATGGGCCTGCTGCTCGGCGCCCTCGGCTTCTTCGGCGGCGTGGCCTTCCTCGGGCGGGACGGGGGCGGCCTCGCCGGCCTCGTCCTGGCCCTGGTGGTGTGGGCGATCATGACGGCCACGGCCTGGTTCCAGGGCGACAACGTGATGCTGTCGGTGGCGCGGGCGAAGAAGGTGGCGCCGGGCGACCTGCCCATGCTCCACAACATCGTCGAGGAGATGACCCTCGCCGCGGGCCTGCCGAAGATCCCCGCCCTGTACGTCATCGACGACCCCGCGCCCAACGCCTTCGCCACCGGGCGCACGCCCGAGACGGCGGCGGTGGCCGTCACCAGCGGCCTGCTGCGCACCCTCGACCGCGACGAGCTGCAGGGCGTGATCGCCCATGAGATGGCCCACGTGCGCAACCGCGACATCCAGCTCATGCTCTTCGCGGGCGTGCTGGCGGGCGCCATCGTCATCCTCTCGGAGATCGGCCTGCGCGGCATGTGGTTCGGCGGCGGCCGCAGCCGCAGCCGGCGCGACGGCGGCGGCGACTCGGGAGCCATCTTCGCCGTGATCGCCGTGGTGCTGATGATCCTGGCCCCGATCCTTTCGCAGCTCATCTACTTCGCCGTCAGCCGCAAGCGCGAGTACCTGGCCGACGCTTCGGCGGCCACCTTCACGCGCTACCCCGAGGGCCTGGCCCGGGCGCTGGAGAAGATCGCCGGTGACTCGCACAAGCTGGGCAACGTGACGAGTGCGACTGCGCCGAACTACATCATCAACCCGCTGAAGCGGAGCGGAAAGATGGCGGCGAACGCCACCAGCACCCACCCGCCCATCGACGAGCGCATCCGCATCCTGCGCAGCATGGGCGGCGGGGCGAGCTTCCGGGCCTACGACGAGAGCTACCGCAAGGTGAGGGGGGGCGGGGGCGTGATCCCGGGCTCGGCGCTGAAGGACGATGCCGGCGCCGCAGCCGCGCCGCGCCGGGAGGCCCCGCGGCCGGAACCGGCGGCCCGGAAGGTGCGCGCCCGCGAGGTGGACGACTTCCTCTACGGCAAGGAAGGCTACCGCCGCATCCCGTGCGCCTGCGGCACCGTCCTGAAGATCCCGCCCGGCTTCGCCTCGCCGGGGGCCAAGTGCCCGCGGTGCGGGACGGTGCACAAGATCTAG
- a CDS encoding TonB-dependent receptor has translation MMFPRCARVCALLGLLAATPAMAAGPEGAPADSLTTVLPAVTVSGEKAELPSPDRTRIDAPRLAVQDPGSLADVAGLIPSARVVTNSRGETPLMIRGAPERHVQVFLDGIPLNLPWDERADLRIVPVVGTSRLEGTRGLTTLLDGPGVLAGSVKILTPTPEPGAPRNRVAFTVGEHVLGSTELEHNGRLGAWDVLAAGGWHGRNAVNLPSDTVERDGSDRRLNSDLSQYAALVRGSRAVREVGRLSLLGTYWTAEQGVPAELHLPDADARFWRYPVRERALLGATLEVPLDREGRWDLATALSADFFRQEIDPRGPDGWDAELQTGDDYEKNWDRTGYGKARLTHWLGDTTQLAVQGTARYTHHREILTVGGPTDAYSQWLASLVAEFEFHPVTDWQVRLGAGIDHVATPESGPQPANEAASHGTWNARLTRPLPGNAEAHLAASRRTRAPSLRELYSGALGRFVPNPDLAPEQQVLYEAGYARVATRWRIEAAAFLLYLEDGIERISLDNPARQFQRVNRTEIRVPGIELAGSWGLGPDLDLAAQHTILAARVKDDADFDRPAEDRPDYLSRLGLNWAPPRGPNGLAEAVVTGPRWSADATDPSGLRRLPAGVVWNARLGWRFDRPARGLEAHLRLDNVFNTRVDDQVGLPNGGRTFSGGLAVRF, from the coding sequence ATGATGTTTCCCCGCTGCGCCCGCGTCTGCGCCCTGCTGGGCCTGCTCGCGGCCACCCCCGCGATGGCCGCCGGGCCCGAGGGCGCACCCGCCGACTCCCTGACGACGGTGCTGCCCGCGGTGACCGTCAGCGGCGAGAAGGCCGAACTGCCCAGTCCGGACCGGACCCGCATCGACGCGCCCCGCCTGGCGGTGCAGGACCCCGGCTCGCTGGCCGACGTCGCCGGCCTGATCCCCTCGGCGCGCGTGGTGACCAACAGCCGCGGCGAGACGCCGCTGATGATCCGCGGGGCGCCGGAGCGGCACGTGCAGGTCTTCCTCGACGGCATTCCCCTGAACCTGCCCTGGGACGAGCGCGCCGACCTGCGGATCGTGCCCGTCGTCGGCACGAGCCGGCTCGAGGGCACGCGGGGCCTGACGACCCTCCTCGACGGTCCCGGCGTGCTGGCCGGCAGCGTGAAGATCCTGACCCCGACGCCCGAGCCCGGGGCCCCGCGCAACCGGGTCGCCTTCACGGTGGGCGAACACGTCCTGGGCAGCACCGAGCTCGAGCACAACGGCCGCCTCGGGGCCTGGGACGTGCTGGCCGCCGGCGGCTGGCACGGGCGCAACGCCGTGAACCTGCCCAGCGACACGGTCGAGCGCGACGGCTCGGACCGCCGCCTGAACAGCGACCTGAGCCAGTATGCGGCCCTCGTGCGGGGCAGCCGCGCCGTGCGGGAGGTGGGGCGGCTGAGCCTGCTGGGCACCTACTGGACGGCCGAGCAGGGCGTGCCCGCCGAGCTGCACCTGCCCGATGCCGACGCCCGCTTCTGGCGCTACCCCGTGCGCGAGCGGGCGCTGCTCGGCGCGACCCTCGAGGTGCCCCTCGATCGCGAGGGGCGCTGGGATCTGGCGACGGCCCTGAGCGCCGACTTCTTCCGCCAGGAGATCGACCCGCGCGGCCCCGACGGCTGGGACGCCGAACTGCAGACCGGCGACGACTACGAGAAGAACTGGGACCGCACCGGCTACGGCAAGGCCCGCCTGACCCACTGGCTGGGCGACACGACCCAGCTCGCGGTGCAGGGCACGGCCCGCTACACCCACCATCGGGAGATCCTGACCGTGGGCGGCCCCACCGACGCCTACAGCCAGTGGCTGGCCTCGCTGGTGGCCGAGTTCGAGTTCCACCCCGTGACCGACTGGCAGGTTCGCCTGGGCGCGGGCATCGACCACGTGGCCACGCCCGAGTCGGGCCCCCAGCCGGCCAACGAGGCCGCCAGCCACGGCACCTGGAACGCGCGCCTGACCCGACCCCTGCCCGGCAACGCCGAGGCGCACCTGGCGGCGTCGCGCCGGACGCGGGCCCCCTCCCTGCGCGAGCTGTACAGCGGCGCCCTCGGGCGCTTCGTGCCCAACCCCGACCTCGCGCCCGAGCAGCAGGTGCTCTACGAGGCCGGCTACGCGCGCGTGGCCACCCGCTGGCGCATCGAGGCGGCGGCCTTCCTGCTCTATCTCGAGGACGGCATCGAGCGCATCAGCCTGGACAATCCGGCGCGCCAGTTCCAGCGCGTGAACCGGACCGAGATCCGGGTGCCGGGCATCGAGCTCGCCGGTTCGTGGGGCCTGGGCCCGGACCTCGACCTGGCGGCCCAGCACACCATCCTGGCCGCGCGGGTGAAGGACGACGCCGACTTCGACCGCCCCGCCGAGGACCGGCCCGACTACCTCTCGCGGCTCGGCCTGAACTGGGCGCCGCCGCGCGGGCCCAACGGCCTGGCCGAGGCCGTCGTCACCGGCCCCCGCTGGAGCGCCGACGCCACCGACCCGTCCGGCCTGCGCCGCCTGCCGGCGGGCGTGGTGTGGAACGCGCGCCTGGGATGGCGCTTCGACCGCCCGGCGCGCGGCCTCGAGGCCCACCTGCGGCTCGACAACGTCTTCAACACGCGGGTCGACGACCAGGTGGGGCTGCCCAACGGGGGGCGCACCTTCTCGGGCGGGCTGGCGGTGCGGTTCTGA